CTCGTTCTCGGTCTACGACTTCGCCGCCCTGCACGCCGGAGCCACGCTCGACGAGTCGAGCCCCGTCGAGCCCCACCCCGAACGGCGTGACGCCTACACCGCGACGAAGATCCTCCAGGAGCGGCTCGTCCGCGAGGCGTGCGACGGTCGCACCGAGCTCGTCGTGCTCCGACCGGGCGCGATCTACGGCCCGGGCAAGGACTGGGCCCACGGCGCCGCCCTCCGGGTCGGCCCCTGCGCGCTCGTGCTGGGCTCGGACGCCGCGATGCGGCTCACCTACGTGACGAACTGCGCCGACGCCCTGGTGGCCGCGCTCACCAGCCCCGGTGCCGCCGGCGCCACGATCGACGTCGTCGACGACGAGCAGCCCACCCACCTCGAGTTCTTCCGGGCCTGTCGATCGGCCGGGGCGACGTCGGCACGACCCATCCCCGTCCCCTGGCGCCTCGTCGACCTCGCCGGTCGCGCCGTCGCTCTGGTCGACCGACTCGCCTTCGGCGGTCGGGCCAAGCTGCCCGAGCTCCTCGCCCACCGGCGCCAGCAGGCTCGCTGGAAGCCCCTCGCCTACAGCAACGAACGCGCTCGCCGCCTCCTCCACTGGGTGCCCGCCGTGCCGATGGAGGAGGGCGTGGAGCTGATGGTCGAGGGACGGCGGCGATGAGCCGCGAGCTGCGAGGGTCGGTCGTCGTGCCGGCCTGGAACGAGGCCGCGGTCATCGCACGGACCCTCGACGCCCTGTTCGACGGGATCGAGCCCGACGACGTCGAGGTCGTCGTCGCGTGCAACGGCTGCGACGACGGCACCGAGGACGTCGTCCGTGGCACGGGCCACCCGGTGCACCTGCTCGAGCTCGGACCGGTCGGCAAGGTCGGCGCCATCCGCGCCGCGGAGGCCGCGACGACGGCCCTCCCCCGGATCTACCTCGACGCGGACACCGAGCTCCCCGGCCCGTCGGCCGTCGCCGTCCTCGACGCCCTCGCGTCGGGCGCCGTCGCGGCACGCCCTCCCGTCACCCACGACGACGCCGGGTCGACCTGGCCGGTGCGCGCCTTCTACGCCGTGCGACGAGCCATGCCGTCGCTGCGACGCGAGCTCTTCGGCGCCGGCGTCTACGGGTTGAGCGCCGAGGCGCGCGGGCGGTTCGGCACGTTCCCCGACGTCGTCGCCGACGACCTCTTCGCGGCGCGCGTCGTCGAGCTGGACGAGGTCACCGTCGTGGACGGCGTCGCTCCGGTGGTGGTGCGCGTCCCGCGCGACACGCGGTCGCTCGTCCGCACGCTCGCTCGCGTCTACCGGGGCAACGCCGAGCTCGCGGCGACCCACAGCGACCGCGCCCACCCCTCCACCACCCGCACCGCGCGCGAGGTGCTGGTGCTCGGCCGGGACCCGCGCTGGTGGCCGCGGCTCGCGGCCTACGTCGTGCTGGTCGTCGCGGGGCGCGTGCTCGGCCGCCGCGCCTCCGGGGGCTCGTGGGAGCGCGACCACTCCGCCCGCGTCGAGGGGGTCGCCACGTGAGCACCCTGGCCCCGTCGCAGCGGGCCGGCGCCCCGGCCGAGGGCACGCCGTCGATCGGCTCGACGCCGCTCTGGATCGTCAGCGGGCACGTGGCGCTGCTGGTGGCCGTGATGGCCGGCTTCGGCGCCCTCGAGTTCGTCAAGCCGAAGATGTACCTGCTACTGCTGATCGCGGCCACGGTCGGCATGATCCTGCTCGGTCCGATCCGCCAGCTCGGCCGGCTCGTCATCAGCCTCCCGGTCCTCGCCTACCTCAGCTGGTGGGTGGCGTCCTACATGTGGACGTTCAACGAGTGGGTCTGGGTGCGCGACACCCAGGACATCATCCCCACGATCGTGTGCCTCACGGCCATCGTCAGCCTGATGCCGTTGGCCGAGGTGAGGCGCGGCCTCGTGCTCGCCTGCCAGGTCACCATCGCCTGGAACGTCCTGTGGACCCTGATGAGCCCGGGGCTGGCCATGAACCACATGGACGGCACGCCCGGCTGGCGGGGGAGCTTCATCCACAAGAACGGCATGGCTCCGTTCATGCTGTTCGCCGTCATCACGTTCGCCTACCTCGAGCGGCGGCCGTTCGTCCGCAACGCCAGCATCGCCGTCGCGCTGGCGTTCGTCGTGCTCTCGCAGTCGACGACCAGCCTCGTCGTCGGCACGATGCTGCTCGTCTTCGCCTGGTTCATCAGGCAGCTGTCCGCCTCACCGAAGGAGACGTGGAGCTTCCTGCTGACGCTGGGCTCGACCATCGGCTTCGCCGTCGCCTACCTCGGCGTCGTCAACCTGCCCACGCTGGTGGGTGCGGCGGGGAAGGACCCGACGCTCACCTCCCGCACCGAGATCTGGGCGAACAGCCTGGAGGCGATCGGTCGCCGACCGTGGTCGGGGTACGGCATCGGCGGTGTGTGGATCAACAACGACGCCGAGCCGACGCGCACGATCCTGCGCGGCCTCGGCTTCATCGTGTACCACGCGCACAACGGCTTCATCGAGATCCTGCTGCAGCTCGGGATCATCGGGCTCGCCCTGTTCTTCGTGCTCGTCATCGCCTACTTCCGCACCGCGCTCGTCGTGATGCTCCACGACACACCGCTCGCCAGCTACCTGATGGCCTACGCCGCGCTGATCCTGCTCCTCTCGATCAGCGAGGTCGCGACGTTCGGGCAGTGGCTCGCCTTCCTGTGCGCCTTCCACGCCCTGGCCCTCAGGGTGCGACTCGCCCACCTGGAGGGCGAGCTCCGATGAAGGTCCTCGTGTCCTTCCCGGGGCTGCACCGCGTCCATCGGGGCGCCGAGGTCGCGCTCGAGGCGATCGGCGACGGGCTCGCGCGCCGGGACCACGACGTCGTCGTGCACGGCAGCGGCCCGATCCGCCACGACCGCGCCTACCGGTACCGGCGGACGCCGGTGATCGACCGGGAGCGGTTGAGCGGCCTGCCGTCCCTGCCCCTGCTGCGCGAGCCGAGCAGCTACGAGTCGCTCGGGTTCAACCTCGCCGCCCTGGCCCGCCTCCGCACGGGGCGGTTCGACGCCACGATCACCGGGGGCTTCCCCTGGGACAACCTGTTCCTCCGGCGGCCGGCGCGGGGCGGTCGACCGCCGCACGTCTTCGTCACCGAGAACGGCGACTGGCCAGCCCTCCTCGACGAGGGCGACGCCCGCCTGTTCTCGTGCGACGCGCTGGTCTGCACGAACCCGCTCTACTTGGAGCGCAACCGCGAGCGGTGGAACTGCGAGCTCATCCCCAACGGCGTGGACGTCGACCGCTTCTCCCC
This portion of the Actinomarinicola tropica genome encodes:
- a CDS encoding NAD-dependent epimerase/dehydratase family protein → MLVTGAGGFLGRAVVEAAVAAGHDVVAMIRSASSAQAPDGVEVLRGDLRQRGPWVDALGGVDAVVHLAAAASGDLAEQLAGTVVATENLLSALDLPSLARFVHCSSFSVYDFAALHAGATLDESSPVEPHPERRDAYTATKILQERLVREACDGRTELVVLRPGAIYGPGKDWAHGAALRVGPCALVLGSDAAMRLTYVTNCADALVAALTSPGAAGATIDVVDDEQPTHLEFFRACRSAGATSARPIPVPWRLVDLAGRAVALVDRLAFGGRAKLPELLAHRRQQARWKPLAYSNERARRLLHWVPAVPMEEGVELMVEGRRR
- a CDS encoding O-antigen ligase family protein — protein: MSTLAPSQRAGAPAEGTPSIGSTPLWIVSGHVALLVAVMAGFGALEFVKPKMYLLLLIAATVGMILLGPIRQLGRLVISLPVLAYLSWWVASYMWTFNEWVWVRDTQDIIPTIVCLTAIVSLMPLAEVRRGLVLACQVTIAWNVLWTLMSPGLAMNHMDGTPGWRGSFIHKNGMAPFMLFAVITFAYLERRPFVRNASIAVALAFVVLSQSTTSLVVGTMLLVFAWFIRQLSASPKETWSFLLTLGSTIGFAVAYLGVVNLPTLVGAAGKDPTLTSRTEIWANSLEAIGRRPWSGYGIGGVWINNDAEPTRTILRGLGFIVYHAHNGFIEILLQLGIIGLALFFVLVIAYFRTALVVMLHDTPLASYLMAYAALILLLSISEVATFGQWLAFLCAFHALALRVRLAHLEGELR
- a CDS encoding glycosyltransferase → MSRELRGSVVVPAWNEAAVIARTLDALFDGIEPDDVEVVVACNGCDDGTEDVVRGTGHPVHLLELGPVGKVGAIRAAEAATTALPRIYLDADTELPGPSAVAVLDALASGAVAARPPVTHDDAGSTWPVRAFYAVRRAMPSLRRELFGAGVYGLSAEARGRFGTFPDVVADDLFAARVVELDEVTVVDGVAPVVVRVPRDTRSLVRTLARVYRGNAELAATHSDRAHPSTTRTAREVLVLGRDPRWWPRLAAYVVLVVAGRVLGRRASGGSWERDHSARVEGVAT